The nucleotide sequence GGCACCAATTCGGGACGAGCAACGGTTAAAGTGGGGAAAGAGCGATCGCCATAATCCTCCCCTTCTTGCAACGGAAACACCGCTTCATCCTTCAGGGACACCCAAACCCCGCCAGCAGCTTGTAAAATTACCCACACTGCTGCAATATCCCAAATTTTCGGCGTAGACTCGACACCGCCGAGGGTAGTACCAGAAGCAACAGCAACAAAGTTGTAGGTAGTGACACCCAGCATCCGAATTTTACAGGGGAAAGGTTTCTGCAAAACAGAGGTACTTCTGGCACACAAGCAGAAAAAGTGATTGTGGCTGGGAGAGTCAGGGCTGGTGTGAATCGGTTGATTGTTTAAAAAGGCACCATTTTTCTCTCCCCCGCTATACCAAAAGGCGTGAAAGGTTTGGTTGATGGGGGGAAAATGTACGTACCCGAAAACAGGTGTACCTTGATACAACAAACCCATTGAAATTCCCCAAATAGGAATTCCCCGTGTAAAGTTTGTTGTACCATCGATGGGGTCAATCACCCAACACCATTCGGCACCATAAAAAGTGTGTTCAGCTTCTTCGCTTAAGACATCGTGGCTGGGAAAAGCTTCAGCGATCGCTTCTCGAATTTCCCGATCCGCCCACTTATCCGCTTGCGTCACCAGACTCCCATCAGCTTTTTGGGAAGCTTGCACTTGCCCAAAATCTTGCATTAGCTGCTTGCCAATTCTAGCGGTAGTCT is from Funiculus sociatus GB2-C1 and encodes:
- a CDS encoding inositol monophosphatase family protein; the protein is MNDVFEQVLKFANETTARIGKQLMQDFGQVQASQKADGSLVTQADKWADREIREAIAEAFPSHDVLSEEAEHTFYGAEWCWVIDPIDGTTNFTRGIPIWGISMGLLYQGTPVFGYVHFPPINQTFHAFWYSGGEKNGAFLNNQPIHTSPDSPSHNHFFCLCARSTSVLQKPFPCKIRMLGVTTYNFVAVASGTTLGGVESTPKIWDIAAVWVILQAAGGVWVSLKDEAVFPLQEGEDYGDRSFPTLTVARPELVPVFQPLVQFLGNKK